The following proteins are encoded in a genomic region of Oreochromis aureus strain Israel breed Guangdong linkage group 8, ZZ_aureus, whole genome shotgun sequence:
- the tdrd1 gene encoding tudor domain-containing protein 1 isoform X1, with protein MDSPALATGTEMNRSFSSNLVRPNLPLRKPSSIPAGLCATLPPPRHLTMPSAPAVRPPSGAIVDGPINSSVNRNKSGLLGSGPPSLTVHFCYYCGQQGNFRCKRCKKVPYCSVACQTEDWKTHRHVCKAVDPEPVKGKPVEAAAVPAKEDRASLGEPKHGESSSLQRVYFKDLHVTKIIKGTDIQACVVEFYSPSRFFLVPQSPELLESLQSISTELQKTYCSSSVTTYEPCVGEICAVQFSCDMNWYRGLVQTLAPDHKMANILYIDFGNEENVPVDRIRALTAEIKPFCPCAMECRITGVVPVAGNWSGECCIAVRQLLAAKIVTVRLVETVEDGRIHAVDILLSMGKQLSTFLLEHGYADKEPVNIAPTEQDINAMMSASLENFRCLSDGKDNNTWAQPPEPITQAVGDQLSVVVTHLQSPTELIVQKVENAGLIQDLQLKLREHCSQVATPQNFRPAPGTVCCAQFSEDKQWYRAKILAYSSEERVCVGYLDFGNSEEVGLGHLRPIASSLLALPMQAIPCGLAGVQPVGESWSEDCLLALQRRVSNRILHIEIQGAHEGKALVTMIDESSDPQANIAELLISACYAAPCAVTTDNETAVTAEAQACEPLVWSCTELPCNSQVVALLVTVVENPAAFYCRIDSPTDHQRLKELGAQLKQHCEAEASPFEPKVGEPCCALLPEDGAWCRAMVTGLSDDKVAVNFVDYGYSLTVEKGHLRSITAQLLTLPFQAVRCWLTGVEPLGSGWSSEAVLWFQTQVYGEQLSARVLSVTEQGYGVELESRGVSVAAALISEQLAKVPGETARETHGTTGTATKQSVKKNEQDPLQTQVSSQTEVSTEVPSFPVEWKTVELPLSDTFQPCFAAIINPSIFYLLGPTQVDQQKLQEVMVELAVYCNSQATLSTAVKGKPAPGAACCAQFSADNNWYRAVILEVGEKEVSVLYADYGNSEKVPFSRILPIPINLLELPFQITRCTLAGKENFPAEWPQEVQLIFQNVVLDGVLATVQHFNGSANVLSLTLPAEKGGGNVTDMISEALHAQRKSNPCTTSTQKTDKTGSSTSVNTAAPPDGSKPKSVPKNQKEPMSTTELANTLYATSQHPEEKMNISAAAACGEPVKEITEQIKPPIQNTSNSNALQTSGCCCLSLKAKIDKLEELMKLQLSLIQMFVGQKK; from the exons atGGACAGCCCAGCCCTGGCTACAG GTACTGAAATGAACCGCTCATTTTCTTCAAACTTGGTTCGACCAAACCTGCCTTTGAGGAAACCTTCGTCGATCCCAGCGGGTCTTTGCGCTACATTACCTCCTCCAAGACACCTCACCATGCCCAGTGCTCCAGCCGTCCGCCCCCCATCAGGCGCCATTGTGGacg GTCCCATAAATTCATCAGTGAACAGGAATAAATCTGGA TTGTTGGGATCTGGTCCACCATCTCTGACTGTACATTTCTGCTACTACTGTGGTCAGCAAG GCAATTTTCGATGCAAGCGTTGCAAGAAGGTGCCTTACTGCTCAGTGGCTTGTCAGACAGAAGACTGGAAGACCCACAGACATGTGTGCAAGGCCGTTGATCCAGAGCCTGTAAA AGGGAAACCAGTGGAAGCAGCAGCTGTGCCAGCTAAAGAAGACAGAGCCAGCCTGGGGGAGCCGAAG CATGGTGAATCATCTAGCCTCCAGAGGGTTTATTTTAAGGACTTGCATGTAACTAAGATCATCAAGGGAACAGACATCCAG gCGTGTGTTGTAGAGTTCTACAGCCCCAGCAGGTTTTTCCTCGTCCCTCAAAGCCCTGAGTTGCTGGAATCTTTGCAGAGCATCAGTACAGAGCTTCAGAAAACATACTGCagctcctcagtgacaacataTGAACCCTGTGTTGGAGAGATTTGCGCGGTTCAGTTTTCCTGTGATATG aaCTGGTACCGAGGCCTTGTACAGACTTTGGCTCCTGACCATAAGATGGCTAACATCCTTTACATTGACTTTGGCAATGAAGAAAATGTCCCTGTGGATAGGATCAGAGCCCTGACGGCTGAAATCAAGCCCTTTTGCCCATGT GCAATGGAGTGTCGTATCACAGGGGTTGTGCCGGTGGCGGGGAACTGGTCAGGCGAGTGCTGCATTGCTGTGAGACAGCTGCTGGCTGCCAAGATTGTCACAGTTAGGCTGGTGGAAACTGTAGAAGATGGTCGCATTCATGCTGTGGATATTCTGCTTTCCATGG GAAAACAGTTGAGCACGTTCCTCCTTGAACACGGCTATGCAGATAAAGAGCCAGTCAACATCGCACCAACTGAGCAAGATATCA ATGCCATGATGAGCGCATCTTTGGAAAACTTCCGGTGCCTCTCTGATGGAAAAGATAACAATACCTGGGCTCAACCACCGGAGCCAATAACACAAGCGGTGGGTGATCAGCTCTCGGTTGTGGTCACCCACCTCCAGTCACCCACCGAACTTATCGTGCAAAAGGTGGAGAACGCTG GACTGATTCAGGATTTGCAGTTAAAGCTGAGGGAACACTGCTCTCAGGTTGCAACCCCACAGAACTTTAGACCAGCTCCCGGCACAGTATGCTGTGCCCAGTTCTCAG AGgacaagcagtggtacagggcTAAGATTCTGGCTTATTCATCAGAGGAACGTGTCTGTGTGGGGTACCTTGATTTTGGCAACTCTGAGGAGGTTGGGTTAGGTCACCTTAGACCCATCGCTTCCTCACTCTTAGCCCTTCCCATGCAGGCTATTCCATGTGGTCTAGCAG GGGTTCAGCCTGTTGGGGAGAGCTGGTCAGAGGACTGCCTTTTGGCTCTGCAGCGAAGAGTGTCAAACCGAATACTGCACATTGAAATCCAGGGTGCACATGAGGGCAAAGCATTGGTGACCATGATTGATGAGTCCAGTGATCCACAGGCCAATATAGCTGAATTGCTGATATCCGCATGTTACGCTGCACCTTGTGCTGTTACTACTGATAATGAGACGGCGGTTACTGCAGAGGCCCAAG CATGTGAGCCTCTAGTTTGGTCTTGTACTGAGCTTCCTTGCAACAGCCAGGTGGTGGCACTGTTAGTCACTGTCGTGGAGAACCCAGCAGCGTTTTACTGCCGCATTGACAGTCCTACAG acCACCAGCGCCTGAAAGAGCTGGGGGCTCAGTTAAAGCAGCATTGTGAGGCTGAGGCGTCACCTTTCGAGCCCAAGGTGGGAGAGCCCTGTTGTGCCCTGTTACCTG AGGATGGAGCATGGTGTCGGGCTATGGTGACGGGGCTGTCTGATGACAAGGTAGCTGTGAACTTTGTGGACTATGGGTACAGCTTGACAGTTGAAAAGGGCCACCTTCGATCCATTACAGCCCAGCTACTGACTCTACCCTTCCAGGCAGTTCGCTGCTGGCTAACAg GCGTGGAGCCTCTTGGATCAGGGTGGAGCAGTGAAGCTGTGCTATGGTTCCAGACTCAGGTGTATGGTGAGCAGCTCTCTGCACGTGTCCTCTCTGTCACTGAACAGGGCTACGGTGTGGAGCTGGAGAGCAGAGGAGTAAGTGTGGCAGCTGCCTTAATTTCTGAGCAACTAGCTAAAGTTCCTGGAGAGACCGCCAGAGAAACGCATGGAACAACAGGCACTGCAACCAAACAAAGCGTGAAGAAAAATGAGCAAGATCCCTTACAAACTCAAGTCTCAAGTCAGACAGAAGTGTCCACAGAAG TGCCATCTTTTCCAGTGGAGTGGAAGACTGTGGAGCTGCCGCTCAGTGATACCTTTCAACCTTGTTTTGCGGCCATCATTAATCCTTCCATCTTTTACCTGCTGGGTCCTACTCAAG tGGATCAACAAAAGCTTCAGGAGGTGATGGTGGAGCTGGCTGTCTACTGCAACAGCCAGGCCACCTTGTCCACAGCCGTAAAGGGCAAACCAGCTCCTGGGGCTGCTTGTTGTGCTCAGTTCTCAG ctgACAATAACTGGTACCGTGCAGTAATCCTAGAAGTTGGTGAGAAAGAGGTGAGTGTCCTCTATGCAGACTATGGCAACAGTGAGAAGGTGCCATTCTCCCGGATCTTGCCCATCCCCATCAACCTGCTGGAGCTTCCCTTTCAGATCACTCGCTGCACCCTCGCTG GTAAGGAGAACTTTCCAGCAGAGTGGcctcaggaagtgcagctgaTATTTCAAAACGTGGTCTTGGATGGGGTCCTCGCCACAGTCCAGCACTTTAATGGCTCTGCTAACGTGCTCTCACTCACTCTGCCCGCTGAGAAGGGCGGGGGAAACGTCACTGACATGATCTCAGAAGCTTTACATGCCCAGAGGAAAAGTAACCCTTGCACAACCTCGACCCAGAAGACTGACAAAACTGGCAGCAGCACATCTGTCAACACTGCAGCCCCACCAGACGGCTCTAAGCCCAAATCGGTacccaaaaaccaaaaagagCCGATGAGCACCACAGAGCTGGCAAATACTCTGTATGCAACATCCCAGCATCCTGAAGAGAAGATGAATATTTCTGCAGCAGCGGCCTGTG GAGAACCAGTGAAGGAGATAACTGAGCAAATAAAGCCACCAATCCAAAATACTTCCAACAGTAATG CCCTTCAGACCTCgggctgctgctgtctgagccTGAAGGCCAAG ATCGATAAGCTGGAAGAGCTGATGAAGCTGCAGCTTTCGCTGATCCAAATGTTTGTTGGACAGAAGAAATAG
- the tdrd1 gene encoding tudor domain-containing protein 1 isoform X2, producing MNRSFSSNLVRPNLPLRKPSSIPAGLCATLPPPRHLTMPSAPAVRPPSGAIVDGPINSSVNRNKSGLLGSGPPSLTVHFCYYCGQQGNFRCKRCKKVPYCSVACQTEDWKTHRHVCKAVDPEPVKGKPVEAAAVPAKEDRASLGEPKHGESSSLQRVYFKDLHVTKIIKGTDIQACVVEFYSPSRFFLVPQSPELLESLQSISTELQKTYCSSSVTTYEPCVGEICAVQFSCDMNWYRGLVQTLAPDHKMANILYIDFGNEENVPVDRIRALTAEIKPFCPCAMECRITGVVPVAGNWSGECCIAVRQLLAAKIVTVRLVETVEDGRIHAVDILLSMGKQLSTFLLEHGYADKEPVNIAPTEQDINAMMSASLENFRCLSDGKDNNTWAQPPEPITQAVGDQLSVVVTHLQSPTELIVQKVENAGLIQDLQLKLREHCSQVATPQNFRPAPGTVCCAQFSEDKQWYRAKILAYSSEERVCVGYLDFGNSEEVGLGHLRPIASSLLALPMQAIPCGLAGVQPVGESWSEDCLLALQRRVSNRILHIEIQGAHEGKALVTMIDESSDPQANIAELLISACYAAPCAVTTDNETAVTAEAQACEPLVWSCTELPCNSQVVALLVTVVENPAAFYCRIDSPTDHQRLKELGAQLKQHCEAEASPFEPKVGEPCCALLPEDGAWCRAMVTGLSDDKVAVNFVDYGYSLTVEKGHLRSITAQLLTLPFQAVRCWLTGVEPLGSGWSSEAVLWFQTQVYGEQLSARVLSVTEQGYGVELESRGVSVAAALISEQLAKVPGETARETHGTTGTATKQSVKKNEQDPLQTQVSSQTEVSTEVPSFPVEWKTVELPLSDTFQPCFAAIINPSIFYLLGPTQVDQQKLQEVMVELAVYCNSQATLSTAVKGKPAPGAACCAQFSADNNWYRAVILEVGEKEVSVLYADYGNSEKVPFSRILPIPINLLELPFQITRCTLAGKENFPAEWPQEVQLIFQNVVLDGVLATVQHFNGSANVLSLTLPAEKGGGNVTDMISEALHAQRKSNPCTTSTQKTDKTGSSTSVNTAAPPDGSKPKSVPKNQKEPMSTTELANTLYATSQHPEEKMNISAAAACGEPVKEITEQIKPPIQNTSNSNALQTSGCCCLSLKAKIDKLEELMKLQLSLIQMFVGQKK from the exons ATGAACCGCTCATTTTCTTCAAACTTGGTTCGACCAAACCTGCCTTTGAGGAAACCTTCGTCGATCCCAGCGGGTCTTTGCGCTACATTACCTCCTCCAAGACACCTCACCATGCCCAGTGCTCCAGCCGTCCGCCCCCCATCAGGCGCCATTGTGGacg GTCCCATAAATTCATCAGTGAACAGGAATAAATCTGGA TTGTTGGGATCTGGTCCACCATCTCTGACTGTACATTTCTGCTACTACTGTGGTCAGCAAG GCAATTTTCGATGCAAGCGTTGCAAGAAGGTGCCTTACTGCTCAGTGGCTTGTCAGACAGAAGACTGGAAGACCCACAGACATGTGTGCAAGGCCGTTGATCCAGAGCCTGTAAA AGGGAAACCAGTGGAAGCAGCAGCTGTGCCAGCTAAAGAAGACAGAGCCAGCCTGGGGGAGCCGAAG CATGGTGAATCATCTAGCCTCCAGAGGGTTTATTTTAAGGACTTGCATGTAACTAAGATCATCAAGGGAACAGACATCCAG gCGTGTGTTGTAGAGTTCTACAGCCCCAGCAGGTTTTTCCTCGTCCCTCAAAGCCCTGAGTTGCTGGAATCTTTGCAGAGCATCAGTACAGAGCTTCAGAAAACATACTGCagctcctcagtgacaacataTGAACCCTGTGTTGGAGAGATTTGCGCGGTTCAGTTTTCCTGTGATATG aaCTGGTACCGAGGCCTTGTACAGACTTTGGCTCCTGACCATAAGATGGCTAACATCCTTTACATTGACTTTGGCAATGAAGAAAATGTCCCTGTGGATAGGATCAGAGCCCTGACGGCTGAAATCAAGCCCTTTTGCCCATGT GCAATGGAGTGTCGTATCACAGGGGTTGTGCCGGTGGCGGGGAACTGGTCAGGCGAGTGCTGCATTGCTGTGAGACAGCTGCTGGCTGCCAAGATTGTCACAGTTAGGCTGGTGGAAACTGTAGAAGATGGTCGCATTCATGCTGTGGATATTCTGCTTTCCATGG GAAAACAGTTGAGCACGTTCCTCCTTGAACACGGCTATGCAGATAAAGAGCCAGTCAACATCGCACCAACTGAGCAAGATATCA ATGCCATGATGAGCGCATCTTTGGAAAACTTCCGGTGCCTCTCTGATGGAAAAGATAACAATACCTGGGCTCAACCACCGGAGCCAATAACACAAGCGGTGGGTGATCAGCTCTCGGTTGTGGTCACCCACCTCCAGTCACCCACCGAACTTATCGTGCAAAAGGTGGAGAACGCTG GACTGATTCAGGATTTGCAGTTAAAGCTGAGGGAACACTGCTCTCAGGTTGCAACCCCACAGAACTTTAGACCAGCTCCCGGCACAGTATGCTGTGCCCAGTTCTCAG AGgacaagcagtggtacagggcTAAGATTCTGGCTTATTCATCAGAGGAACGTGTCTGTGTGGGGTACCTTGATTTTGGCAACTCTGAGGAGGTTGGGTTAGGTCACCTTAGACCCATCGCTTCCTCACTCTTAGCCCTTCCCATGCAGGCTATTCCATGTGGTCTAGCAG GGGTTCAGCCTGTTGGGGAGAGCTGGTCAGAGGACTGCCTTTTGGCTCTGCAGCGAAGAGTGTCAAACCGAATACTGCACATTGAAATCCAGGGTGCACATGAGGGCAAAGCATTGGTGACCATGATTGATGAGTCCAGTGATCCACAGGCCAATATAGCTGAATTGCTGATATCCGCATGTTACGCTGCACCTTGTGCTGTTACTACTGATAATGAGACGGCGGTTACTGCAGAGGCCCAAG CATGTGAGCCTCTAGTTTGGTCTTGTACTGAGCTTCCTTGCAACAGCCAGGTGGTGGCACTGTTAGTCACTGTCGTGGAGAACCCAGCAGCGTTTTACTGCCGCATTGACAGTCCTACAG acCACCAGCGCCTGAAAGAGCTGGGGGCTCAGTTAAAGCAGCATTGTGAGGCTGAGGCGTCACCTTTCGAGCCCAAGGTGGGAGAGCCCTGTTGTGCCCTGTTACCTG AGGATGGAGCATGGTGTCGGGCTATGGTGACGGGGCTGTCTGATGACAAGGTAGCTGTGAACTTTGTGGACTATGGGTACAGCTTGACAGTTGAAAAGGGCCACCTTCGATCCATTACAGCCCAGCTACTGACTCTACCCTTCCAGGCAGTTCGCTGCTGGCTAACAg GCGTGGAGCCTCTTGGATCAGGGTGGAGCAGTGAAGCTGTGCTATGGTTCCAGACTCAGGTGTATGGTGAGCAGCTCTCTGCACGTGTCCTCTCTGTCACTGAACAGGGCTACGGTGTGGAGCTGGAGAGCAGAGGAGTAAGTGTGGCAGCTGCCTTAATTTCTGAGCAACTAGCTAAAGTTCCTGGAGAGACCGCCAGAGAAACGCATGGAACAACAGGCACTGCAACCAAACAAAGCGTGAAGAAAAATGAGCAAGATCCCTTACAAACTCAAGTCTCAAGTCAGACAGAAGTGTCCACAGAAG TGCCATCTTTTCCAGTGGAGTGGAAGACTGTGGAGCTGCCGCTCAGTGATACCTTTCAACCTTGTTTTGCGGCCATCATTAATCCTTCCATCTTTTACCTGCTGGGTCCTACTCAAG tGGATCAACAAAAGCTTCAGGAGGTGATGGTGGAGCTGGCTGTCTACTGCAACAGCCAGGCCACCTTGTCCACAGCCGTAAAGGGCAAACCAGCTCCTGGGGCTGCTTGTTGTGCTCAGTTCTCAG ctgACAATAACTGGTACCGTGCAGTAATCCTAGAAGTTGGTGAGAAAGAGGTGAGTGTCCTCTATGCAGACTATGGCAACAGTGAGAAGGTGCCATTCTCCCGGATCTTGCCCATCCCCATCAACCTGCTGGAGCTTCCCTTTCAGATCACTCGCTGCACCCTCGCTG GTAAGGAGAACTTTCCAGCAGAGTGGcctcaggaagtgcagctgaTATTTCAAAACGTGGTCTTGGATGGGGTCCTCGCCACAGTCCAGCACTTTAATGGCTCTGCTAACGTGCTCTCACTCACTCTGCCCGCTGAGAAGGGCGGGGGAAACGTCACTGACATGATCTCAGAAGCTTTACATGCCCAGAGGAAAAGTAACCCTTGCACAACCTCGACCCAGAAGACTGACAAAACTGGCAGCAGCACATCTGTCAACACTGCAGCCCCACCAGACGGCTCTAAGCCCAAATCGGTacccaaaaaccaaaaagagCCGATGAGCACCACAGAGCTGGCAAATACTCTGTATGCAACATCCCAGCATCCTGAAGAGAAGATGAATATTTCTGCAGCAGCGGCCTGTG GAGAACCAGTGAAGGAGATAACTGAGCAAATAAAGCCACCAATCCAAAATACTTCCAACAGTAATG CCCTTCAGACCTCgggctgctgctgtctgagccTGAAGGCCAAG ATCGATAAGCTGGAAGAGCTGATGAAGCTGCAGCTTTCGCTGATCCAAATGTTTGTTGGACAGAAGAAATAG